The DNA segment tctatataaatttttttttccattttttatattaaacctattgttattattattattgacaaAAGTATAACTATTAAATTTtacttaaactaaaaatatatatatatatatatatatatatatatatatatttctattttaatttttttttaagaaacaaaaaaagaaaatagttattaaacacgattatatttttagttttgttaagaaaacaagaaatcataaataaaaaagcgagtaaaaagagataaaaaaaaaaaaagaaaagatgttATCAAATGGAGACATAAACAACGACATAATGTAGGTTTTACCTTCAATACAAGAGCATCAGCGGGAGGAATAGCATTAAACATATCTCCTTCAACATATTTGAAGTTTGGTATATCTGCTTTCAAGTCAGCTACAACTTGAGGACGATCAAGCACACTGCATTCAATTTGTGGAAAAGCTTTTGCAATGGCTTTGGCCATAGTTCCAGTCCCACCACCAACATCCACCAATGACCTAACTCCTTCAAAAGAACCTTTATGTTTCTCAAATAATAAACTCACCACCAACATCGTATCACTAGCCATGCTTGCATTAAAGATGTCACCATATTTATGTTTATTCCTAATGTACTCCCAAAACGACATTCCATGCACAGTCTCAAACGGCGTCCTCTGATCATCACAATGGAGCCAGGTTGAGAGGAATTGCCATGGCTCCATGAAGGTTGGTTCGAGAATGCAAAATAGGAAAGGAGATACAGCATAAGGGTTGTCTTTAAGAAGAAGACGAGATGAATTGGTAAGCATATATCCTTCCTCTTGTAGAATAAAGAAGCCGGAGTGAGTCAATAAACGCATCAAACGGTATATGAATTGGCTTTTATTAGGATGGAGTTGGAGAgatgaaagaagaagagagagaggcATAGGGTTGGGGCCATGACTGTGGATGGCGTCTGGAATTCCAAGTTGAATGGCGCATTTGAGAGCCATAGAGTTGATGAAGTTGAAGATATGATTCCATATGTGAGATTGAGCTTCCAACAACTCATCCCCTCCCATTTCTATCATATTTCCACCCTCCAAATTCATATTCAtaacaaaaaagagaaattgtCCAAACACTTTTCTGTGGTGTATCCAAGTGTGCTTTAGTTCCTTTCATTTATATACAAATTCATAggcatttttataaaaaaataaataaataaataattgatatcaaattgaaattattaaCTTAAAACACTGCAAACTATACTTTAaagtttgtttatatttttttcagaAAGTTGACTGTAATTTTCAGGAGTTTATGGTAAGATGACAATTAAGGTACGCGTTAATTTCAGTTGAAACCTAATCTTACACATCAGACAGTTCAATTGTCAAATCACATTAATGTATGTAACATTTTAGCCTTTAactataatttgtaattatttaccctttcttttatgtttataataatttttttttgaactttaataattatcaatttattcaaataatttacaatttgTATCTTGAATATAGTAactaagatttattaaaatttctttcttgtGTAGAGGCTAAATTTTTactaaacttaaaattaaagaaattaaaaattatcacaaattaaaatttaaggactaaattgttacttataTGAAAGTTCAGATATCGAAAAGTGAGCTTTAgttgaactttcaaaattataatggacaaaatttattatttaaaatttaacacCCTTGAgtctattttaattaatataaagctttaaaaacattaaaaaacagTGTGAAATTACTCGATTGGGGtataattttttatgaatgtgTTTAACACGTAGAGttggattgagttgagt comes from the Benincasa hispida cultivar B227 chromosome 5, ASM972705v1, whole genome shotgun sequence genome and includes:
- the LOC120077696 gene encoding probable O-methyltransferase 3; amino-acid sequence: MNMNLEGGNMIEMGGDELLEAQSHIWNHIFNFINSMALKCAIQLGIPDAIHSHGPNPMPLSLLLSSLQLHPNKSQFIYRLMRLLTHSGFFILQEEGYMLTNSSRLLLKDNPYAVSPFLFCILEPTFMEPWQFLSTWLHCDDQRTPFETVHGMSFWEYIRNKHKYGDIFNASMASDTMLVVSLLFEKHKGSFEGVRSLVDVGGGTGTMAKAIAKAFPQIECSVLDRPQVVADLKADIPNFKYVEGDMFNAIPPADALVLKWILHDWSDEECVKILKKCKEAITSNGKKGKVMVIDLVVFNTKNKDSIETQLFYDMLMMTMASGKEREEKEWEQLIKESGFSAYKIFPILGLRSLIEIYP